The segment TCAAATTTATATCAATTATATCAATAAAAATAACCTAGATCGCTAAAAATTCTGACTCGAAGACAATTAAAAATCAATAAAGTTAGGCAACTAGAGTTGCATCTTCATTTTCAGAAGAAATTCTTATCCTTTCTTCTAGTTTAGGACCATATAATTCATTACCCCAAATTTCAACTCTAGAATCGTTAGGAGCCGTAAAAGATAAAATATCCGTCGGAAATAGCACTCTTTCTAAAAAAAAGTTAGAAGGACCTATACATCTCAAAACGACCATTCTGGAGCCTTCATTTTTATAAGAAAACTCAACCATATAAAGAAATTTTAATTGACTCTAATTAAACACTAAATAAAATGATTTAAAATGTATAAAAAGCAACTAAATAAAAAATTATTTAGAAATTTGTTGATTTAATCCTACCCTAACTAACTTTCTTTCTTGATTTATCATCAATAAAACATCCGAGTTGATATCGTCAAAACTTTTATGTGGTATTGAAACATTTAACATTCGAAGAAAATTACTCAAATTATCACCTTTAAGAGAACTTCCACTTTTAAAGTGCATACTTTTTTCTTGATTAGATTTCCATTCGTTCAAATATTCAAATTTCAAAGGTTTTAAATGCCAAATTTGATCAATCATATTCCAAATGTCTAAATATTGATCTAAATTATTTTGTATTTTATTTCTGTAAGAAGATTCAAAAACACTTAATGGAGGTGAAAATTTTTCAGAATTATCCAAATCTATAGATAAAGGTTTTACACCTAAAAACCATCCTTCAATTATCAGCAAATCAGGAGATTCTTCCCTCCAATGAGCTCTATCACCAAGACCTTTTCTTAATGATTTATCAAAAACAGGTACATTTAATTGCCCATCAGTTTTCCATTTAAGTAATTTCTCTTTCATTAAATCAATCGAGTGACTGCCAGGAAAACCTCGGGATACATTCCATGGATTATTTTTAATAGCAAATTCCATTTCTTCAGAAGGTAGATAAAAATCATCAATAGAAATAACAGATAACTTAAATTTTAATTTTAAAGATATACTTTCCAACCATTTACCTAAAGTAGTTTTCCCTGTACCAGGTAAAGCGGATATTCCAATAATTTTTCTATCGGGAGATTTTTTATTCAATTTATATGCTTGAGATAAAAGGGGTAAAGCCAATCCCCAAATCCAATCATCTTTTACATTATCATCCCAAAAATTATTAATTGAAAGCATCTCTTTCTTAAGATTCCAAAAAATAAACCATTCATCCAAAGAACTCCAGCCAATTTGAGAAATTAATTCTTCAAAATCATCCAATGGAAATTCAATATTTAAATCATTCATCGTTTATTTAATACTAAATTATTTATTAACTTATTTATTTCACTTTTCCAACCATAACCATTTGGATCAGTCGCTAAGGTAAAGCTATATTCGTTTAATTTCTCTATTAATTTTAAATTTGGTCCCCCAGGACCAGGAATTACAATTTTGTAATCTGAATTTAATAATAAAGGTAAATCATTAGGAGAATCTCCTAGACCAATAATTTTAATATTTGGATTATTTGAATAGTTCTTGAGTGCATTTATTGCTTTACCCTTGTTTGAATTAATTGACAACATATGGCTCATCCTGTTGCCTCTGAAAATTTCTACACCAAATCTTTTACAACAAATATTAATTTCTTCTTCTTTGTTTTCTGGAGGATTTAAGAATGGCATACTCCAGTGTCTATCTCTCATTAAATCAAGAGAGTGGCCTTTTAATCCAGTTAGTTCTGTTGCCTCTTGGTCGGAAATATTATTGAGTGGTTGTAAATTATAATTAATTTCATTAGAAATACTAATTAAAATATTTTCAAGTATTTCGTATTTTTCTCCAAGAATAATCTCCCCATTAACTCTCTTTAATGTTTCACCATGTATGGCCGCACCATTTTCAACAATATATGGATCAGTTAAATTAAGTTCCTTTCTAATAACCTTAACCTCAGCAGCGGTTTTACTGGTACATAATATTACTGGTATAGATAATTCCTGAAGTAATTTTATAGTTTCTTTTGCTGGAGTTAAATCATAAGAATGATCCATTAATGTTCCATCAACATCACTAACGACCCATAAGGAAGAAAAATCAATCATCAATCAAAAACCAAGCCAAATAACTTGAAAGGGATCAAGTTCAATATTATTAGAATTATATTTATTAGATGTAAGATAATCCTGCATATTTAAATCATTTTTAATCAATTTATTAAATTCATAATCAATAAACCTGTAATTAATTTTATTTTCGGTCATATTATGAATTGTGAAAACAGCTTTTGAACCAATACCTCTTTTTAATGCAACAATATCAGCTCTATTTTTAGATAAACATTCCATATGCGATTGAGGATGGAATTGGGGTAATTTGGCTCTAACATCCATTGCATGTCGGAGGTATTTAAGATTTTTATTAGCGTTAGATTCAGGATTATTAAAAACAGCTGCTAGTTTCTCTGACTTAAATTTTTCTCTATTCAAATCTCTTCTTTGACCTGTCATTGAAAAACTTTTTATATCATTTTCTGAAGCTAGCAATGCTGGTAGATAAAAAGCAGGAACGCCTTTTAGTGACATAACAAGTAATTGAGTTAACAAAAACCTTTCATATTGATAACGATTTGAATCCCTACCAGGATCTTCCATAGCGCTCCACCAACTAATATTTAGTTCATAAGGTTTATCTTCTCCGTTCGATAACCTTCTATGACTTACTAGACCCCCTCTTTTCTCACAATTAATCAATAAATCTTTAATTCTTTGTTCATTCATTAGACCCTCTAAAGCCCTTAATCCCACCCCATCATGAGAAGCAGTGAAATTAAATAGCGTTGTAGTTTTGGGTAACTCTGGCCAATCACAAATCCATGCATTTAAAATATCTGCTCTTGAACTAATTATTGCTTCTAAAAGAAGAGGTGGCAGAGGGAAATTATAAGCCATGTCCGCCTCATCTTCTGGTAATAAATAAGAGAGGTTTTCCTTCTGTGGAACATTAGTTTCAGTAATTAATACGCCATCCTTAAGAAGGTCATTTAAAAGTATTCTTAAAATTTTTACTATTGAATGTGCTTTTGATAAATGCAAACAAGTTGTACCAGGCTCCTTCCAAATAAAACCTACAGCGTCAAGTCTTAACCATTTAATACCATTTGATAAATAAGTAATAATCAAGTTAAGAAACTCTATTGTCATTTTGGGATTAAGCCAATTCAAATCAATTTGATCTGGACCAAAAGTTGTCCAAACTTGTTTTTGTCCATCGTCTGTATTTATTTGGGAGAATAAAGATGAACTTCTTGGTCTGATAACATTTTTCCAGTCAAGATCTTGTGAAGGAGAAAAGACATTAGATAATCCGGGTTCTTGACATTTAATAAATTGCTGAACCCATGGATGAGATGAAGAAACATGATTTAAAACTAAATCAGCCATTAAATAATGTTTATTAGAGATACTTTTTAAATCCTCCCAACTACCAAATTTTTCTTCTAAAGACGTATGACTTGACACAGCAAAACCACCATCACTAGTTGATTTAAGAAATGGAAGAATATGAACTACTTTTGATAAACTCCCAAAATTTTTACTTAGTAATTCTCGAAGCGTTACAAGTGTAGTTTCTCCTTTTTTATAAACCCCATCGGCATAGGTTATTAAAACAGCAAAAGATTCATCCCACTTTTTATCTTCACTTATTTCTTCATAACGAGATTTCTCTGAGAAATTATCTAAAATCTGCAATAATTGATTACAAATTAAGTTAAGCTCTTCAGTAGTATGCTCCTTATAAATTGTTTCTAGCAATTTACAAAGCCTTAATCTATCAAATTTTTTCTTTGAATCAATTTGCGTCACTTTGAAGAAATCATCGAAGTATTAACACTATTCTGCACATCAAATAGAAAATGGACTTTCAACAAGGATTAATCACAACAATACATGAATATGGTGTCACTAAGGATCTACTTAGAGAATTAAATAAACGTCTTAAGAAAAGATCTACAGCAATATTAATTCCGTGTCTATATGAAGAATTTGAACGCCCAGCGCTAAAAGACATTAAAGAAGTTTTAAAAAATCTTACCGGATTAAATGAATTAGTTATTGCTCTATCTGCAAAGACTGCAGATCAAGTAAAGTCTGCAAAGTCATTTTTTGATTCAATGCCATTCCCTGTTCATATTCAATGGACAAATTCTCCATCTGTAATTGAACTATTAAAAAATCAAGAAAAAAATGGATTAGAACTTCTTGGAACTCCAGGAAAAGGATGGGCCGTATGGCAAGGAATAGGGGTTGCTACAAGACAATCTGACGTAGTTGCTTTATTTGATGCAGACATAAGAACATTCACCCCTTTATATCCATCAAGAATGATTCTTCCCTTGTTAGATGAATCATATGGAATTTCCTATGTAAAAGCCTTCTACAGTCGATTATCCCTAGAAACAAATCAATTACAAGGAAGAGCAACGAGATTATTTGTAGGTCCTTTATTGGCAAGTTTGGAGCAGTTAGTTGGCAATGGACCATTTTTGCAGTATTTACAATCCTTTAGATATCCTCTAGCTGGTGAATTTGCATTTACAAAAGATTTAGCTATGAATTTAAGAATTCCATGTGATTGGGGATTAGAGATAGGTCTTCTATCAGAGGTTTATAGGAATGTCAGAACTTCAAAAATAGCTCAAGTAGACCTTGGATTATTTGATCATAAACATAAAACTATAGGATTATCTTCCAAGGAAGGTCTTCAAAAGATGTGCACAGAAATTCTATCTAGTGTCTTAAGAGGACTTATGGAACATCAAGCTCAGACTCTAACAAGCACTCAATTATCTACACTTGAAGTTCTTTATAAAAGAGTAGGAGAAGATAGAGTTAAACAATTTGGACTAGATTCTGCAGTTAATAAGCTTCCATATGACAGACATGAAGAGGAATTGTCTGTTCAAAAATTTGCAAAATTATTAAGACCTGCCACTCAAGGTTACTTAGCAAATCCAACAACTCAACAACTTCCTAGTTGGTCAAGAGTTCTTTCATGTGAGGATAAGCTTCAAGAAGATTTAGCAAATGCAGGATCTAAAGAAATAAATACAACTAAAAAAGAATTAATTAATAACTATTAAAGTAAAAAATATTTTTGAGCCATCGGTACTTCTTCAAGAGGTTCACAAGAAAGTAATACTCCATCAGCGAATACTTCATAAGTTTGTGGATCAACTGTGATATTTGGTAATTTATTATTCAATTTTAGATCTAATTTATTAATTGATCTTGTGTTTTCTACAGCCAAACAATTTTTTTGTAAAGAAAGTTTGTTAGGAATATCAAGCTCGATTGCATTTTTACTCAAAAAAGTAAACGAACTTTTTAAAAGTGATTGTCCATAATTCGCAAACATAGGTCTACCATGAACAGGTCCTGGCGTTGGAATTGAAGCATTTGCATCACCCATCTGAGACCAAACTATAGAACCTCCTTTGACAACTAGTTCTGGCTTAACACCAAAAAATGAAGGTTTCCACAAAACCAAATCTGCTATTTTACCCTTTTCTATAGAACCAACAAACCTATTAATTCCATGAGCAATAGCTGGATTAATAGTAACTTTAGAGATATATCTTTTAACTCTATAGTTATCATTTCTATCAGAATCTTCAGGTAAAGGACCTCTTTGCACTTTCATTTTATGCGCGGTTTGAAAAGTTCTTGTTATTACTTCTCCAACTCGTCCCATAGCTTGTGAATCACTTGCAATAATTGAAAAAGCTCCAATATCATGCAAAATATCCTCCGCAGCTATTGTCTCCCTCCTAATTCTTGACTCTGCAAATGCAATATCTTCTGGAATTTTTGAATCTAAATGATGACAAACCATTAACATGTCAAGATGTTCTTCAAGAGTATTTTTGGTGTAAGGCCTCGTGGGATTAGTACTACTTGGTAAGACATTATTTTCTCCACAAATTTTAATAATATCTGGAGCATGGCCACCCCCTGCTCCTTCGGTATGAAAAGTATGAATAGTTCTACCTGCAATGGCAGCTATAGTGTCTTCAACAAACCCTGCTTCATTCAAAGTATCAGTATGAATACATACTTGAACGTCTAGAGTATCTGCAACATTAAGACATGAATTTATCGTTGATGGGGTTGTACCCCAGTCTTCATGTAATTTTAAACCGCAGGCCCCAGCATTTACTTGTTCAAAAAGATTTGTCTCATTAGATGAATTTCCCTTCCCAAAAAAACCTAAATTAACAGGAAATGCTTCGGCAGATTGAATCATACGAGATATATGAAAAGCACCTGGAGTGCAGGTGGTAGCATTTGTTCCGGTAGCTGGCCCTGTTCCACCTCCTAACATAGTTGTCACGCCAGAAGCTAATGCAGTTTCTATTTGTTGAGGACAAATAAAATGTATATGTGTATCAATAGATCCTGCAGTAAGAATATGTCCTTCACCAGCTATTACTTCAGTAGAAGAGCCAATAATAATATTTATATTATCTTGTATATCTGGATTTCCAGCTTTACCAATTTCATAAATTTTTCCATCTTTCAATCCGACATCAGCTTTTACTATTCCCCACCAATCGACTATTAAGGCATTTGTTATTACTGTATCAACAGCTCCATCCTCTCTGGTTACTTGAGACTGGCCCATCCCATCTCTGATAACCTTACCCCCTCCAAATTTAACTTCATCTCCATAAGTTGTAAAATCCTTTTCTACTTCAATTATTAATTCTGTATCTGCAAGTCTTACTCTATCTCCCTTTGTAGGTCCATATGTTTGAGCATAAGTTTTTCGATTAATTTTATAGGACATAATATTTAAGAATCTAAAGGACCATTAATTAAAGCATTAAAACCGAAGGCATTTCTATAACCTGAATAAGGTATCAGTTTTACTTCTGTAGTATCTCCAGGTTCAAATCTAATAGCAGTTCCTGCAGGAATATCTAGACGCATACCAAGCGTAATTTCTCTTGTAAAAATTAAAGCTTTATTAGTTTCGAAAAAATGATAATGAGATCCAACTTGAATAGGTCTATCCCCAGTATTAGAAACAGTTAAAGTCTTCGCATTTTTACCAGAATTTAATTCAATATCACCATCTTCAGTAATTATTTCTCCTGGTATTAAATATTCCATAGTTAATTAATAGGATTGTGAATAGTTACCAATTTAGTACCATCTGGAAAGACAGCCTCAACTTGAACTTCATCGACCATTTCAGAGATGCCATCCATTACTTGTTTTTTACTAAGCCAAGTTGTCCCTTCAGACATTAATTGACTAACACTTTTGCCATCTCTTGCACCCTCTAAAACTTGAAAGCTTAAGAAAGCGACTGTTTCCGGATAATTAAGTTTTAGACCCCTATTAAGTCTTCTTTCAGCTAGTTGTGCAGCTGAAAAAATTAATAATTTATCTTTTTCTTGAGGTGAAAGATGCATAAATAAAAATTAATCTAAAAATTGTCTTTAAAAAAGTTCTAAATGAACATAATTAGTAATTTAAAGATCTTGCAAAGGCCATACACCTTGATATTCTGGCTTACAAAACCCACAAACAGTTCTTATTTGTGTCCAAATAGAAAAAAAACATTTTCTTGCATCTTGTGATGAAGTACCTAAGAATCTTATTGATAATCCATTTTCTAAAGTTCCTAAAGACAAATAATTATTATTTTCTTTAAAAATTATTTTTATTTTTTCTTTTAAGTAACTTATTTTTGTTATGGGAAATTCTTTTTCACATATCCAAATTAAAGAACCAAAAACTGGCTTAAAATCCATTCCACTTTTAGCTTCAAAACTAAATTTAGTTAATTCAATTTGATCTACAAATTCCCAATCATCACATAAATTTCCATTCCTCATAATCTCTAATTTTGATCTAAAAACGCCGCTCTCAATTGATTCGCCTGCAGAAGATCTTCCAAGTCTTATTAAATCTGTAAATAAAAAACTAGAGTTATCCGAAATCTTTATATTAAATTCCTGAGAATATAATCCGTTTGCAAAAACAATGGTTTCTTGTGGGAGGTACTCTAAATGAGAATTATCAAGAATACTTATCTTTGTTTTCTGCGAGGAAAAAGTCCCTTCAGGATTAATTTTTGATCTACCAACTGATCCATATACTTTCTGAGCTGAAGAGGTGGTTAGTAAAACTTTCGAATTAATTCCGATATTTGCTTCAAATTCAAGCAAATCCCCACCGACAAGTCCTCCTGCAGTATGAAGTATAGGTAAAATACATCTGCCCTCTTGGTCATAACTGCATTTTAGTAATTTATAGGGAGATGTAAATTTAGATTTAAAGATTGTTTTATCGTCTTTCCCAGAACTTGATTTATTATTAAAAAAATTTAAGAAACAATTACCTTCCCAAGAAGATTTAGCCATAATTGTTTTCTTGATTACTCTATTTAAGTTACTAAAAATATTTTGTTATGAGCAATAAAAAAGAAATTGTTGTAACTGATTGGATTAAGCAAAATTGCCATGAGGGTAATTTTTTAAACCTTACACTAAGTTCTGATCAAAGAAGAGTCTTCAGGGGAAAAAGAAAATCAGATTGTAATCAAGAACTTCAATTACAATTACCAAGAGAGGGGAAATTGAATGATGGTGATATCCTTCTAACAAATCAAAAAAAACTCTTTGTACAAATCATTGCGCAAAAAGAAAATTTAATAAAAATTACTGCTAAAACGAGCATAGAGCTTATAAAAGTTGCTTATCACCTTGGAAATAGACATGTGGAAATTGAGATTAATGAAAATATCTTATTTA is part of the Prochlorococcus marinus subsp. pastoris str. CCMP1986 genome and harbors:
- a CDS encoding DUF1830 domain-containing protein, with translation MVEFSYKNEGSRMVVLRCIGPSNFFLERVLFPTDILSFTAPNDSRVEIWGNELYGPKLEERIRISSENEDATLVA
- a CDS encoding kinase translates to MNDLNIEFPLDDFEELISQIGWSSLDEWFIFWNLKKEMLSINNFWDDNVKDDWIWGLALPLLSQAYKLNKKSPDRKIIGISALPGTGKTTLGKWLESISLKLKFKLSVISIDDFYLPSEEMEFAIKNNPWNVSRGFPGSHSIDLMKEKLLKWKTDGQLNVPVFDKSLRKGLGDRAHWREESPDLLIIEGWFLGVKPLSIDLDNSEKFSPPLSVFESSYRNKIQNNLDQYLDIWNMIDQIWHLKPLKFEYLNEWKSNQEKSMHFKSGSSLKGDNLSNFLRMLNVSIPHKSFDDINSDVLLMINQERKLVRVGLNQQISK
- the yedP gene encoding mannosyl-3-phosphoglycerate phosphatase-related protein YedP, with translation MIDFSSLWVVSDVDGTLMDHSYDLTPAKETIKLLQELSIPVILCTSKTAAEVKVIRKELNLTDPYIVENGAAIHGETLKRVNGEIILGEKYEILENILISISNEINYNLQPLNNISDQEATELTGLKGHSLDLMRDRHWSMPFLNPPENKEEEINICCKRFGVEIFRGNRMSHMLSINSNKGKAINALKNYSNNPNIKIIGLGDSPNDLPLLLNSDYKIVIPGPGGPNLKLIEKLNEYSFTLATDPNGYGWKSEINKLINNLVLNKR
- a CDS encoding sugar phosphorylase; translation: MTQIDSKKKFDRLRLCKLLETIYKEHTTEELNLICNQLLQILDNFSEKSRYEEISEDKKWDESFAVLITYADGVYKKGETTLVTLRELLSKNFGSLSKVVHILPFLKSTSDGGFAVSSHTSLEEKFGSWEDLKSISNKHYLMADLVLNHVSSSHPWVQQFIKCQEPGLSNVFSPSQDLDWKNVIRPRSSSLFSQINTDDGQKQVWTTFGPDQIDLNWLNPKMTIEFLNLIITYLSNGIKWLRLDAVGFIWKEPGTTCLHLSKAHSIVKILRILLNDLLKDGVLITETNVPQKENLSYLLPEDEADMAYNFPLPPLLLEAIISSRADILNAWICDWPELPKTTTLFNFTASHDGVGLRALEGLMNEQRIKDLLINCEKRGGLVSHRRLSNGEDKPYELNISWWSAMEDPGRDSNRYQYERFLLTQLLVMSLKGVPAFYLPALLASENDIKSFSMTGQRRDLNREKFKSEKLAAVFNNPESNANKNLKYLRHAMDVRAKLPQFHPQSHMECLSKNRADIVALKRGIGSKAVFTIHNMTENKINYRFIDYEFNKLIKNDLNMQDYLTSNKYNSNNIELDPFQVIWLGF
- a CDS encoding glycosyl transferase gives rise to the protein MDFQQGLITTIHEYGVTKDLLRELNKRLKKRSTAILIPCLYEEFERPALKDIKEVLKNLTGLNELVIALSAKTADQVKSAKSFFDSMPFPVHIQWTNSPSVIELLKNQEKNGLELLGTPGKGWAVWQGIGVATRQSDVVALFDADIRTFTPLYPSRMILPLLDESYGISYVKAFYSRLSLETNQLQGRATRLFVGPLLASLEQLVGNGPFLQYLQSFRYPLAGEFAFTKDLAMNLRIPCDWGLEIGLLSEVYRNVRTSKIAQVDLGLFDHKHKTIGLSSKEGLQKMCTEILSSVLRGLMEHQAQTLTSTQLSTLEVLYKRVGEDRVKQFGLDSAVNKLPYDRHEEELSVQKFAKLLRPATQGYLANPTTQQLPSWSRVLSCEDKLQEDLANAGSKEINTTKKELINNY
- the ureC gene encoding urease subunit alpha produces the protein MSYKINRKTYAQTYGPTKGDRVRLADTELIIEVEKDFTTYGDEVKFGGGKVIRDGMGQSQVTREDGAVDTVITNALIVDWWGIVKADVGLKDGKIYEIGKAGNPDIQDNINIIIGSSTEVIAGEGHILTAGSIDTHIHFICPQQIETALASGVTTMLGGGTGPATGTNATTCTPGAFHISRMIQSAEAFPVNLGFFGKGNSSNETNLFEQVNAGACGLKLHEDWGTTPSTINSCLNVADTLDVQVCIHTDTLNEAGFVEDTIAAIAGRTIHTFHTEGAGGGHAPDIIKICGENNVLPSSTNPTRPYTKNTLEEHLDMLMVCHHLDSKIPEDIAFAESRIRRETIAAEDILHDIGAFSIIASDSQAMGRVGEVITRTFQTAHKMKVQRGPLPEDSDRNDNYRVKRYISKVTINPAIAHGINRFVGSIEKGKIADLVLWKPSFFGVKPELVVKGGSIVWSQMGDANASIPTPGPVHGRPMFANYGQSLLKSSFTFLSKNAIELDIPNKLSLQKNCLAVENTRSINKLDLKLNNKLPNITVDPQTYEVFADGVLLSCEPLEEVPMAQKYFLL
- a CDS encoding urease subunit beta, yielding MEYLIPGEIITEDGDIELNSGKNAKTLTVSNTGDRPIQVGSHYHFFETNKALIFTREITLGMRLDIPAGTAIRFEPGDTTEVKLIPYSGYRNAFGFNALINGPLDS
- a CDS encoding urease subunit gamma, whose product is MHLSPQEKDKLLIFSAAQLAERRLNRGLKLNYPETVAFLSFQVLEGARDGKSVSQLMSEGTTWLSKKQVMDGISEMVDEVQVEAVFPDGTKLVTIHNPIN
- a CDS encoding urease accessory protein UreD codes for the protein MAKSSWEGNCFLNFFNNKSSSGKDDKTIFKSKFTSPYKLLKCSYDQEGRCILPILHTAGGLVGGDLLEFEANIGINSKVLLTTSSAQKVYGSVGRSKINPEGTFSSQKTKISILDNSHLEYLPQETIVFANGLYSQEFNIKISDNSSFLFTDLIRLGRSSAGESIESGVFRSKLEIMRNGNLCDDWEFVDQIELTKFSFEAKSGMDFKPVFGSLIWICEKEFPITKISYLKEKIKIIFKENNNYLSLGTLENGLSIRFLGTSSQDARKCFFSIWTQIRTVCGFCKPEYQGVWPLQDL
- the ureE gene encoding urease accessory protein UreE, translated to MSNKKEIVVTDWIKQNCHEGNFLNLTLSSDQRRVFRGKRKSDCNQELQLQLPREGKLNDGDILLTNQKKLFVQIIAQKENLIKITAKTSIELIKVAYHLGNRHVEIEINENILFTKSDYIIEELLRNFDVVYSKVEKKFFPEIGAFHHEKKSLS